CAATTATTGATATCGCATCTGGATCTCTTGCCGAGGGCTTACTCAGTATTGGCGATAAAATTCAATCTATTAACGGAAGCGAAAGTACAGATGTGCCGAATCAACCTGAACTTACATTGATCATCAATCGATTCGGTAGAGAAATGCACATTCAATTGCAAAGGGATATCCATGAATACTTTAGTATTTATCAAGTAAAGGAAATTGAAAGGATGGATACCTCTCAACGGGAGAGAATGAAAGGATGGCTTGAGGCATGCATTCAATAAAAAAGGCTCCGAGTTTTCGGAGCCTTTTTTATGCATGATTGAAAATTCTTATTTGTTAAATACAGAAGTATCTAAATCGCCATTTACGACAACTTCGTCTGAAATGAACTCAAGTGTAACAGGTAATTGACCACCTGATTGAGCAAATTTATAAGGAATCATGATGCCATTTACCTCACGGTAATCCGAAAGATCAATTGTGCCAGATGGCCCTAATTCTATCCTTACTTTTAATCCCGACGCTACGTCATAGTACTCATTTACAGTAATGCTGCCCAAGTTAATTTCAATTCGATGTGCTTCTTTGCTATCGATTTTTGAAGTTCCCTTATATGCCAGTTTAAAACCAACCTCTTCATAGAATCTTTCTCCAAAAAGGGTTCCTTGATATTTCATCAATTCCTTAAATGGACCAGGAGGCGATTGCGTTTGCCCACCTGCCTTAAGAAAGGCATCACCTGCATTATAAACTTGATATACTTCTCCTTGGCCAGGAATCACTTGTACATCTGCAAATTTATCTGGCCCCTGTTGGTAAACAGTCCTTGTTAGGGTAAAGCTTTGGCCAGCCATATTTAGTGAGGCAGTACTTTTATTCACAACGGATTTCACGCCATCTACGGCTGCTTTACCTCCAATTGCTTCTATGTATTTATCCAGAATTGATCGAGGAGAAATATCAGCGATTACTTTCTTGGTCGGGTCCTGAACTGGGTTTCCTTCGGAATCGTAGAACTTTACTTCACCAAAAGCTTTCAACTTCTCAGCGATTTCCTCCGCTTTACCAACTACAACCACATTTGCTTTATCTGGTCTAACGATCTTTTTAGCCACTCTTTGAATGTCTGAAAGTGTAACCGCTTCGAGTCTTTTCAGGTAAGTAGCGAAATAGTCTTCAGGCAGGTTATTGATTTCAGTACTCAAGGCAAATTGCGCTGCAGTACCTCTATTTTCTAATGAACGCCCAAAAGAACCTCTGATAGCACTTTTAGCAGCATCTAGTTCTTCCTGAGTAACTTGCTCGTTACCAATACGCTCCAATTCATACATAAACTGGACTAAAGCACTGTCCGTAACCTCATTTCTGACACTTGCGGACGCGTAAAAACTTGAACTGTAACGGCTGCTTCCAACATCTGAGTAAGCACCATAAGTATAACCTTTGTCCTCTCTTAAATTCATGAAAAGTCTTGCCGACCCTCCTCCTCCTAGGATGTTATTCATTAACGAAACAGCCAAGATATCATCGTTACCAGGTTTGTTATCTACAGGATAAGTGATATTAATTACTGACTGAACTGAAGAAGGCCTATCAACCACAGATATAACAGTCTTTTCGATCGGCTTAGGCGCAGTGAACTCTTCTTTTTCAACATCACCTTTTTTCCAATCGCCAAAGTATTTCTTAGCAAGTTTTTGAGCATCTTTTTTGTTGATATCTCCCACAATGACTAAGTAGGCTATGTTCGGCTTAAAGTATCTTGCATAGTGACTTTTGAGATCTTCGATGGTAATATTCTTAACAGTCTCTTCAGTCACAATCTCGCCATATGGATGATCCTTACCATAGTTCAGTATTCCACCTAGCTGGCTTGCAATTGTATTCGGATCTTCCGTCGATTGCTTTAAACCAGTCAAGGTCTGCTCTACCGCTCTTTCGAACTCATCCTCTGGAAATGATGGGTTGTATAGAATATCTGTCATGATTTTCAATACACCCTCTTTGTACTTGGATAAGGAGAACGCTGACATAGAAGTGGCACCGGCATTTACTGATGCCCCCATAAAGTCTATTTCTTCGTTCAGCTGATCTTTAGTTTTGGTTTTCGTTCCGGCACTCATGACCTGTCCGAAAATCCCGGCATAACCTCCTTTATCACCCTCTGTAATAGGTCCAGTGATAAAAGATAAGTTCCAGCTTAGTGTCGGAAGTTTGTGGTTCTCAGCGACAATTACAGTCAACCCGTTCTTTAGCGTAAACTTCTCATAATCTCCAATCTTCAGCTCTTTTGCTGGTGCTGGTTCAGGAAGTTTAGTTCTATCTATTTGTGCAGTGGCATTAAAAGTGATTAGCACCAATGCAAGTATCAATATCTTTTTCATTAGTTATTCCCTCCTTCCTTTTTGATTTTAGCATCTCCTGGCTTCTCTTGCTCTGATTTTGGTCTGAAAGTCAGAACGACCTTATTTTCAGGCACAAAATATTTATTAGCAACTCTCAGTAAATCCTCTCGGGTTACTTTTCTATATCGCTCAATTTCTGTATTGATTAAGCCAGCATCACCGAAATAAACCTTGTAGTTCGCCATGTTTTCAGCGATTGACCTTCCTGATGAGAAGTTCGATATGAAATTATTCTCGATTCGATTTTTAAGCTTTTGAAACTCTCTTTCTGGAATAAGCCCAGCTTTAACCTCCTCTATAATATTATCCATCTCGTCGGACAGATCGCTCACTTCATAACCTTGATTGGGTAATGCAAAATTGATAAACAGCCCACCATCTTCTAAAGGTAGTGGCAATACTTGAAAGCCAAGTGCCATTCTTTTCTCGTCGACAAGTACTTTTTGAAAACGCGAACTCTGTCCACCTGATAGTAACTGAGTTACTACTTGCAAAGCATAATAGTCTTCAGTGCCCTGAGGTGGCATTCTATAACCTTGAACCACAGCAGGTACTTGGATATTGTCAAAGATGGTCTCTTCGATAGTTCCATCAAGTTTTGGCGCTACAATTTTAGGTCTAGAAATAGTTTTAGTACCCCTTTTTATTTCACTAAAATAATCTTTGATCAATTTTTTAGTGGTAGGAATATCTATGTCTCCTGCGATCGTTAATGTCGCATTATTCGGCACATAAAACGTCTCATAGAAATCAACAAAATCTTGGTCTGTAGCAGCATCAATATCTTCGAAACTACCAATTGGTGCCCACTCGTAATTTGTACCTCGGTATGCATTTTTTAGCATGTTTATCAGTAAGGTACCATACGGTTGATTATCGACACTCTGTCTTTTTTCCTCTTTCACTACCTCTTTTTGGGTAGCAATACCTGTAGAATCAATTTTAGCATGGAGCATTCTCTCGGACTCCATATAAATACCTAATTCTAACTGATTAGACGGAAGCGTTTGAAAATAGTAGGTTCTGTCTGGTGAAGTATTAGCATTAAATTGCCCGCCGGCAGCTTCAATAATTTTGAAATACTCTCCTCTTCCAATGTTCGGTGAGCCCTCAAACATTAAATGCTCAAAGAAGTGAGCAAATCCTGTACGACCTTCTGGCTCATTCTTTGAACCTACGTGATATAAAACTCCTACTGTAACAATAGGCGTGGAATTGTCTTGGTGAA
This is a stretch of genomic DNA from Roseivirga misakiensis. It encodes these proteins:
- a CDS encoding M16 family metallopeptidase — its product is MKKILILALVLITFNATAQIDRTKLPEPAPAKELKIGDYEKFTLKNGLTVIVAENHKLPTLSWNLSFITGPITEGDKGGYAGIFGQVMSAGTKTKTKDQLNEEIDFMGASVNAGATSMSAFSLSKYKEGVLKIMTDILYNPSFPEDEFERAVEQTLTGLKQSTEDPNTIASQLGGILNYGKDHPYGEIVTEETVKNITIEDLKSHYARYFKPNIAYLVIVGDINKKDAQKLAKKYFGDWKKGDVEKEEFTAPKPIEKTVISVVDRPSSVQSVINITYPVDNKPGNDDILAVSLMNNILGGGGSARLFMNLREDKGYTYGAYSDVGSSRYSSSFYASASVRNEVTDSALVQFMYELERIGNEQVTQEELDAAKSAIRGSFGRSLENRGTAAQFALSTEINNLPEDYFATYLKRLEAVTLSDIQRVAKKIVRPDKANVVVVGKAEEIAEKLKAFGEVKFYDSEGNPVQDPTKKVIADISPRSILDKYIEAIGGKAAVDGVKSVVNKSTASLNMAGQSFTLTRTVYQQGPDKFADVQVIPGQGEVYQVYNAGDAFLKAGGQTQSPPGPFKELMKYQGTLFGERFYEEVGFKLAYKGTSKIDSKEAHRIEINLGSITVNEYYDVASGLKVRIELGPSGTIDLSDYREVNGIMIPYKFAQSGGQLPVTLEFISDEVVVNGDLDTSVFNK
- a CDS encoding M16 family metallopeptidase produces the protein MIKKISFLLMLCLISFSIQAQNIEYEEYTLDNGLSVLLHQDNSTPIVTVGVLYHVGSKNEPEGRTGFAHFFEHLMFEGSPNIGRGEYFKIIEAAGGQFNANTSPDRTYYFQTLPSNQLELGIYMESERMLHAKIDSTGIATQKEVVKEEKRQSVDNQPYGTLLINMLKNAYRGTNYEWAPIGSFEDIDAATDQDFVDFYETFYVPNNATLTIAGDIDIPTTKKLIKDYFSEIKRGTKTISRPKIVAPKLDGTIEETIFDNIQVPAVVQGYRMPPQGTEDYYALQVVTQLLSGGQSSRFQKVLVDEKRMALGFQVLPLPLEDGGLFINFALPNQGYEVSDLSDEMDNIIEEVKAGLIPEREFQKLKNRIENNFISNFSSGRSIAENMANYKVYFGDAGLINTEIERYRKVTREDLLRVANKYFVPENKVVLTFRPKSEQEKPGDAKIKKEGGNN